Proteins encoded by one window of Passer domesticus isolate bPasDom1 chromosome 10, bPasDom1.hap1, whole genome shotgun sequence:
- the FZD7 gene encoding frizzled-7, whose protein sequence is MQAGRECGGAAGCPLLGLAALLAALLGTPAGATAQQYHGEKGISVPDHGFCQPISIPLCTDIAYNQTILPNLLGHTNQEDAGLEVHQFYPLVKVQCSPELKFFLCSMYAPVCTVLEQAIPPCRSLCERARQGCEALMNKFGFQWPERLRCENFPVHGAGEICVGQNTSDAPPGPGGAAGRGVTAHPTAGYLPDFLTPPQSPSGFSFSCPRQLKVPSYLGYRFLGERDCGAPCEPARPNGLMYFKEAEVRFARLWVGVWSVLCCASTLFTVLTYLVDMRRFSYPERPIIFLSGCYFMVAVAYAAGFLLEERVVCLERFSEDGYRTVAQGTKKEGCTILFMILYFFGMASSIWWVILSLTWFLAAGMKWGHEAIEANSQYFHLAAWAVPAVKTITILAMGQVDGDVLSGVCYVGIYSVDSLRGFVLAPLFVYLFIGTSFLLAGFVSLFRIRTIMKHDGTKTEKLEKLMVRIGVFSVLYTVPATIVLACYFYEQAFRGTWEKTWLLQTCKTYAVPCPSHFAPMSPDFTVFMIKYLMTMIVGITTGFWIWSGKTLQSWRRFYHRLSTGSKGETAV, encoded by the coding sequence ATGCAGGCTGGACGAGAATGCGGTGGAGCCGCCGGCTGCCCCTTGCTGGGGCTGGCCGCGCTGCTGGCCGCCCTGCTGGGGACCCCCGCGGGTGCCACGGCACAGCAGTACCACGGCGAGAAGGGCATCTCCGTGCCGGACCACGGTTTCTGCCAACCCATCTCCATCCCGCTCTGCACGGATATCGCCTACAACCAGACCATCCTGCCCAACCTGCTGGGCCACACCAACCAGGAGGACGCAGGGCTGGAAGTGCACCAGTTCTACCCGCTGGTCAAGGTGCAGTGCTCGCCCGAGCTGAAGTTCTTCCTCTGTTCCATGTACGCGCCGGTGTGCACCGTGCTGGAGCAGGCCATCCCACCCTGCCGCTCCCTCTGCGAGCGGGCCCGTCAGGGCTGCGAGGCCCTCATGAACAAGTTCGGCTTCCAGTGGCCAGAGCGGCTCCGCTGCGAGAACTTCCCTGTTCACGGTGCGGGTGAGATCTGCGTGGGGCAGAACACGTCGGATGCCCCACCAGGACCTGGTGGTGCGGCGGGCCGGGGGGTCACTGCCCACCCCACGGCTGGCTACCTCCCTGACTTTCTTACCCCACCGCAGTCACCCTCTGGCTTCTCCTTCTCTTGCCCGCGGCAGCTCAAAGTGCCCTCTTACTTGGGCTACCGCTTCCTGGGGGAGCGGGACTGCGGAGCCCCCTGTGAGCCAGCCCGGCCCAATGGGCTCATGTACTTCAAGGAGGCAGAGGTGCGATTTGCCCGGCTGTGGGTGGGCGTGTGgtctgtgctttgctgtgccTCCACCCTCTTCACCGTGCTCACCTATCTGGTCGACATGCGTCGATTCAGCTACCCGGAGAGGCCCATCATCTTCCTCTCGGGCTGCTACTTCATGGTAGCCGTGGCCTACGCAGCAGGCTTTTTGCTGGAGGAGCGGGTGGTGTGTCTGGAGCGCTTCTCTGAGGATGGCTACCGCACTGTGGCCCAAGGCACCAAGAAAGAAGGCTGCACCATCCTCTTCATGATCCTTTACTTCTTCGGCATGGCCAGCTCCATCTGGTGGGTCATCCTGTCCCTCACCTGGTTCCTGGCTGCCGGCATGAAGTGGGGCCATGAGGCCATTGAGGCCAATTCCCAGTATTTTCATCtggctgcctgggctgtgcccgctGTCAAAACCATCACCATCTTGGCCATGGGGCAGGTGGATGGGGATGTACTCAGTGGGGTGTGTTATGTAGGTATCTACAGTGTGGACTCACTGAGGGGCTTTGTGCTGGCACCCTTGTTTGTGTATCTCTTCATTGGCACTTCCTTCTTGCTGGCTGGCTTTGTGTCCTTGTTTCGCATCCGCACCATCATGAAGCATGATGGCACCAAGACGGAGAAACTGGAAAAGCTGATGGTGCGCATTGGTGTCTTCAGTGTCCTCTACACGGTGCCTGCCACCATTGTCCTGGCGTGTTACTTCTACGAGCAGGCCTTCCGTGGCACCTGGGAGAAGACGTGGCTCCTCCAGACCTGCAAAACCtatgctgtgccctgtcccagccACTTTGCCCCTATGAGCCCAGACTTCACTGTCTTCATGATCAAGTACCTCATGACCATGATTGTTGGGATCACGACCGGCTTCTGGATTTGGTCTGGCAAAACCCTGCAGTCCTGGCGACGCTTCTACCACAGACTCAGTACCGGCAGCAAAGGCGAGACGGCAGTATGA